Part of the Verrucomicrobiota bacterium genome, CCTACGAAGCGATCGGGGTTTCGGTAGTTTTTCATCCCCGAAATCCATACGCTCCGACAGCCCACATGAACGTTCGGGCATTTTTTGTTTATCCGGAAAACAGCGATGAAAAGACAGAATGGTGGTTTGGAGGTGGGTTCGACCTCACCCCCTGCTACGGCTTTGATGAAGACGCAATTGCTTGGCACAAAGCAGCAAGCGACGTCTGCAAGACGGTCGACCCTGGGCTTTATCGGCGGTTCAAAGTTGCCTGTGACGAGTATTTTTACCTACCTCACCGCCAGGAACAACGTGGTATCGGTGGGATCTTCTACGACGACTTCAATGAAGTCGGCTTTGAAAACGCGTTTCAGCTCAGCCTTCGTACCGGTTCCGCTTTTGGAGAATCTTTTTTCTCTATTCTCGATAGAAGGCACACCACTCCCTTCGGGGATCGGGAGAAAGAATTCCAGCGGTTGCGAAGAGGCCGTTACGTGGAATTCAACC contains:
- the hemF gene encoding oxygen-dependent coproporphyrinogen oxidase → MIGEDQKDSNSLNPEAVDRAFRKLQDDLTSEITKRDKKEALRQNRWSKEGGGGGISRAVENGLLIEKGGVNFSRVSGSSLPIPATATRPSFAGRPYEAIGVSVVFHPRNPYAPTAHMNVRAFFVYPENSDEKTEWWFGGGFDLTPCYGFDEDAIAWHKAASDVCKTVDPGLYRRFKVACDEYFYLPHRQEQRGIGGIFYDDFNEVGFENAFQLSLRTGSAFGESFFSILDRRHTTPFGDREKEFQRLRRGRYVEFNLLYDRGTRFGLASGGRTESILMSMPLEARWSYDWKPQANSPEALLHSRFLQPRDWLAPGAPLEPIHST